In Methanocaldococcus sp. FS406-22, the genomic stretch TAATATAAAGTGATATTCAATAAACCGTCCGTCATTTTTTGAATAGTGGATTATATCTGAATTGTAAGTAAAAAATTTAGGTAATATCAATTTTAGTATCAGCCCATAAGGGCCTCATCCAAATAGCTTAATTTAGCTTTTTGACACCTATTCCATAAATTTTTGGTTTCCAGAGTTTTGGAATACCTATGAATCCAAAGAATTTGTAATGTTTTGTTACGACTCCATAAACTTCGACCCTATCTCCTATTTTAACATTATCTGGGGGAGGAACAATCAGATTTACATATATGCTACCGGTGTCATCTTTAACCAATATTGTTGGTTTTGGAGATATTCCATAGATAATTTTTTCAATAGTTCCCATTATCTTAACTCTCTCATTTAATCTATCTTTGGTTATTTCTCCAATTTTTAGTAGAGGAGCTTCTTTTTGATAAATTGGAATCAAAGTTTTTGAAAGATTTTTATTTATTATTGAGATTTTGTATGGAATATACACCAATCCCAAGAGAAATGGAATTGAAAGAACTGCTATCCAAAAGTTTTTTGAGATTAGGGTTGCAAATACTACCATCCCTCCCCAAAAGATTAAAGATATTGTTGCTGAGGGCATAGATCTTGCAAACTTAACTAACTCCTTTATTTTAGACATCTTTACCATAGGCATACCAATACACCATTGCCACGAATATCACTGCCCCAATGATATTTCCAATTGTAGCTGGAAGTTCGTTCCAAAGCCACCAATCGACTGCAGTTACCTTAGCACCCAACAACATTCCTGCTGGGATGAAATACATGTTCGCCACACAGTGTTCAAACCCTGAAGCAACGAATGTCATGATTGGGAACCAAATCATGAAGAACTTTCCAATAACGCTCGATGCCGCGAATGAACCCATGACTGCAAGATTAACGAGCCAGTTACAGCCAATACCTTTGATTAGACATGAAAGCCAACCCATAGCCCCTCCAGATATGTATGGGAGGACTTTTACCTCGGCAATCTTAATTGCCGTCTGTCCAAATGAATTAACGACCCACTCTCCATTTTTAAATGTTCTTAGAGGCCCATAAGCCATGATTAGTGCGTATATTAGAGAGCCAACCAAGTTTCCAATATACACCCAGAACCAGACCTTTAGCAGTTGAGCAAATGTTGCTTTTCTTTTCAATATTGCCAATGGCAGTAGCATCATATCTCCAGTAACAAGCTCCATTCCAGTTAAGATAATTAGAATCAGTCCAACTGGGAAGACAGCTCCTCCAATGAGCTTTGCCACTCCAACACCCAAAGTTTGAGCCACTCCAGTTGAACAGACAGTGCATAACCCAGCTCCCATTGCAATATAGGCTCCTCCCATTATCCCTCTAACAAACAACTGATTCCATGGGAGATTCGCCTTGTATTCTCCAGCATTCGCCGCCATTTCAACAGATTTAGCTGGTGGATTGAACATTGCCATTACCTCCAATGATATTATTGTTTTGTTGGTTGTGGTCTTGTGGGGTTCTAATCTCACATATGTAATTTGTCATTATAAATAATTAACGATTTATCCTAAACAAAAAAGAATAAATATCAAATTACCATGGAAGAGAAAGCTTATCTATTGAGATTAACATAAATGCAATGAAAGTAACCAAAAATAATTACAAAAAGTGACAAAAAAATAAATATATTAATCTTTATAGATTAATATACTGCCCACTGGCTCTTGATAATCTCGAATCCACTTCCATAGCCTATAAGTTTTATCTTCCCCTCTTCAACAACTGAAACAATCCTAAATCCCAATATTCCATCTAAATTTTTTGCTTTAACTTTTTCTTTCATTTTAGCTATAAGTTCTTCAACGTTTGTTCCTTCAATAGCTTCAAAAATAACATCTTTTAGGCATATCTCTATTCCTGGGATTTCGTGTGTTGTTGTTATGATTATTTCTTTGCTCATACTAACACCCCTTTGTGAGGTTCGAACCCCACAAGACCACAAATATAATATTAAATTTGGTGATATATATAATTTGTTATTCCATAGGGAGGAGTATGTGGAAAGCACTTCCTTTTCCTAATTCACTCTCAACCCATATTTTTCCTCCGTGGGCTTCAATAATGCTCTTACATATTGCCAATCCTAAACCAGCACCATCTCTCTTTATCTTTGGGAAATTCACTTGATAGAATTTGTCAAATATCCTCTCCAAGTCTTTCTTGGGAATTCCAGGGCCGTAGTCTTTTATAATTATATGGGCATAGTTTTTATCTCTAAAAGCATGTATCTCAATAACTCCCTTTACTGGAGAGAACTTTATGGCATTCTCAATTAGATTTATTAAAACTTGGATAATTCTATCCTTATCAACCTTTGCAGTTAAATTATCTTCAATATCACATTTCACTTCAATGTTTTTCTCCTTTGTTAATGGTTGTAAGGAGTTTAAGACCTCATTTATCATGTCTTTAACCTTTATATCTTTGATGTCAAATTTTATAGCTCCACTCTCTATCTTCGAGAGGTCGAGCATGTTGTCAATTAATCTTTTCAACCTATCAATGTTATTTTTTGCTATCTCAAGACACCTTCTCTGATTTTCATTTAGCTCTCCCATTAAGCCATCTAAGACGAGTTCTACATATCCCTTTATTGAGGTTAGAGGAGTTCTTAGCTCGTGAGACACTATTGAGATAATCTCAGACTTCAACCTATCAACTTCCTTTAGCTTTTCATAGGATTCCTCAAGCTCTTTTGCATGCTTCTTAAGAGCTTCATGAGATTTCCTTACATCCTCAGCCATTTTGTTAAATGCCTTGGCAAGCTCTCCAATCTCGTCATTGCTATTCACATTCACATAGATATTATAATCTCCAGAGCTAATCTTCTCCGCAGCACTCTTTAGCTTTTTTATTGGGCTTATTATGGTTTCACTCAAAACAAAAGAGACAATCAACGCCAAAAGTATGCTTAAAAATCCAATGAGAATTGTGTGGGATTTAATGTTTTGCTGTAACTCTATGAATGGCTGTTCTGGCGTTCCTACGAATAGCATTCCAATAATCTCTCCATCTGAGTTGTATATTGGCTTGTATGAAGTTAGGTACCACTTATCCACAACAAATGCCCTTCCTTGATAAATCTCTCCCTGCCTAACTACCTTGTTATAAACCTCCTTAGATACAAGAGTCCCTACAGCCCTTGTCCCATTTTCGTTTTTTACATTTGTAGATACTCTAATACCATCTAAAAATATGGTAACAACGTCTCCAGAATGTTTGCTAATCTCATCTACAAGCTTATAGTCTTTATTTAACACATCACAAACTAATATCCCACCTATAACGTTGCCGTTTTCATCAAGTATGG encodes the following:
- a CDS encoding cache domain-containing protein codes for the protein MVKKLKLRGKLLILSIIISIIPVAILGAVSVENTIQTMDEEAQKKINTDLQIAEYILNQRLNFLSKSLELVSDNIALSIKSKNLSDLKTIALNLKNTTNSDFVIIFDKDGKVLASSNNNKTGYIDLKHIIKKVLSGGEINSIEIIDETTLKNENLFNKTVIPITITEHSIEVNKTIETRALGLVSAKPILDENGNVIGGILVCDVLNKDYKLVDEISKHSGDVVTIFLDGIRVSTNVKNENGTRAVGTLVSKEVYNKVVRQGEIYQGRAFVVDKWYLTSYKPIYNSDGEIIGMLFVGTPEQPFIELQQNIKSHTILIGFLSILLALIVSFVLSETIISPIKKLKSAAEKISSGDYNIYVNVNSNDEIGELAKAFNKMAEDVRKSHEALKKHAKELEESYEKLKEVDRLKSEIISIVSHELRTPLTSIKGYVELVLDGLMGELNENQRRCLEIAKNNIDRLKRLIDNMLDLSKIESGAIKFDIKDIKVKDMINEVLNSLQPLTKEKNIEVKCDIEDNLTAKVDKDRIIQVLINLIENAIKFSPVKGVIEIHAFRDKNYAHIIIKDYGPGIPKKDLERIFDKFYQVNFPKIKRDGAGLGLAICKSIIEAHGGKIWVESELGKGSAFHILLPME
- a CDS encoding selenium-binding protein, which codes for MSKEIIITTTHEIPGIEICLKDVIFEAIEGTNVEELIAKMKEKVKAKNLDGILGFRIVSVVEEGKIKLIGYGSGFEIIKSQWAVY
- a CDS encoding formate/nitrite transporter family protein, which encodes MFNPPAKSVEMAANAGEYKANLPWNQLFVRGIMGGAYIAMGAGLCTVCSTGVAQTLGVGVAKLIGGAVFPVGLILIILTGMELVTGDMMLLPLAILKRKATFAQLLKVWFWVYIGNLVGSLIYALIMAYGPLRTFKNGEWVVNSFGQTAIKIAEVKVLPYISGGAMGWLSCLIKGIGCNWLVNLAVMGSFAASSVIGKFFMIWFPIMTFVASGFEHCVANMYFIPAGMLLGAKVTAVDWWLWNELPATIGNIIGAVIFVAMVYWYAYGKDV